A segment of the Daphnia pulex isolate KAP4 chromosome 10, ASM2113471v1 genome:
GATTTATTTCAGGGAGGGACGAGATTTTTAATGGACATTAGCAGAAGGCTGAGATTCTCGTTAGAATTATTCACATTCCTGgctgtcatttttatttggatttaCTGGCGATTCACTTTTCCACCAGCCGTATTAGAAGACGATCGCAAatgcaacaccaacaacattATTATCCCGAAAGATATTAATAATTACCCGGtcaagaaaattttactttggaACGCATCGCAGAGAAAAGAAGTGCGAGCCTTTGGCGTTGGTCAGGACGTTTTCGCCCGGAAGCGCTGCGCTTTTACCCAGTGTGAAATTTTCACCGATCGCTGGGAACATCCGCTGGATTATTATGacgccatcgtcgtcgtcttcaacGACGAATTCCTCTCCAAAGAAGATATGGCCATGCCGGAATTTGAATCCGGACGCAATCCTAACCAGCGGCTGGTCTTTTTCACGCAAGAATCCCCTCCGGCGTTGAGATCCCATTACAACATGACCCGATTCGTCCATTTCTTCAACTGGACCATGACGTATGCGCTGGATTCTGATATCCCTCTGCTTTACGGCCGGATCATTCCGAAGAAATCATCTCGTCTCAGTCCGGAGCAAATCCTTCGCCTCCGGAAGAAATCCCGTAAATCCTTCCGGCCGAGATCCGCCTTCCGccaaaagacgaagaaaatcGCCTGGATGGTGTCCCACTGCTGGACGCACAGCATGAGAGAATTGTACGCCAAGGAGCTCAACAAGTACATGGACGTCGATATCTACGGCGGATGCGGCAATTTCAGCTGCCCCACCCACGTCCTGCACAGCTCCGATCCGCAATGTTACGACATGTTGCAGTCCGACTACAAATTCTACTTATCGTTCGAGAATTCCCTCTGCAAGGATTACGTCACCGAGAAATTCTTCAAAGTGATGGATCACGACATCATTCCGATCGTGTACGGGGCCGCCGATTACGCCAGACACGCTCCGCCGCATTCGTACATTCACGCGGGAAAATTCAAACCCAAAGAGTTGGCCGACTACCTGAAATTGCTCGACGCCAACGAGACGCTCTACGAGGAATATTTCTGGTGGAAGGATCACTTCCGGGTCGAGTCCAGCGTCGAGGACATGTCCCGTCACGGCTTCTGCGATTTGTGTCAAAAGCTGCACGAAGACTCTGAATTTAAATCGTACGCGGAAATGGCGTCCGATTGGGGCGACGACAGCCGACAGTGCGCCTGAACTGATCCCGAGTGGATCTCATCactttgaaattaattttaatagcataatttttaaatgaattgatttGGTTGCTGTAAAAATTACAGCTCCATAGAATGAATTGTAATAAACGTGAAATCAACTATTAcgactttttatttatctgtTAATCAATAAAGTAAAATGCAATTGATTTATTATGTGACTCAGAGTAAAATTTTGTGTCTAGACTTTTCAAGAGTATAGCGGTCATGGTGATATTTACAATTGTCAAGGGTTCGTTCAACTTTCCAGAcctgaaacaaacaaatgctGAGACTGTCAAGTGGATTTTGAATAAACACAGGACACCAGCAAAACAGAATGACGACAGAGAGAATAAAATAACACGGTGTGATcaaaggggaaataaaatgGTTATAGTTGatgtaattttgtttatatGATCAACGAGAAAAATAATGTCACCAACCCCCCCAGCAGTTCGTAGGTTTTCCCTTGAGTATAAGCTAAATGAGGGGTGTAGTAAGCTACCTGAAATTTCCTGGAACCTCATAGCTACCATAGCTTTTTTATGggattttttaagttgaataAAAAGG
Coding sequences within it:
- the LOC124205642 gene encoding alpha-(1,3)-fucosyltransferase C-like, with product MLFRKKLRTLIALIVSSCRKVMGKIRSRFVFNQVKGFTSNHKSQAKEVQSNFIHKKGGTRFLMDISRRLRFSLELFTFLAVIFIWIYWRFTFPPAVLEDDRKCNTNNIIIPKDINNYPVKKILLWNASQRKEVRAFGVGQDVFARKRCAFTQCEIFTDRWEHPLDYYDAIVVVFNDEFLSKEDMAMPEFESGRNPNQRLVFFTQESPPALRSHYNMTRFVHFFNWTMTYALDSDIPLLYGRIIPKKSSRLSPEQILRLRKKSRKSFRPRSAFRQKTKKIAWMVSHCWTHSMRELYAKELNKYMDVDIYGGCGNFSCPTHVLHSSDPQCYDMLQSDYKFYLSFENSLCKDYVTEKFFKVMDHDIIPIVYGAADYARHAPPHSYIHAGKFKPKELADYLKLLDANETLYEEYFWWKDHFRVESSVEDMSRHGFCDLCQKLHEDSEFKSYAEMASDWGDDSRQCA